The Ricinus communis isolate WT05 ecotype wild-type chromosome 8, ASM1957865v1, whole genome shotgun sequence sequence GGGGACTCCTAGCCTTGTGCGGAAATCCTCCTCCATTAGGGGCAGGCCATTCCTCAACTTAACTTTTGGCTCCCAACCCAGCAATTCTTTTGCCTTGGTGATGTCAGGTTTCCTTTGTCGTGGATCATCGGGTGTATTCTCCACCATATTTATCTCCACCTCTGGATTGATAAGCtacaaaacaacaccataaaaaaCATTTGTCATCCCCATCATCAAAGCTGTTGAACTACAGAAAGACCGGTGATCCCTTATTGGTCTCAAGTTATCTGACATTGTGTGATGTGCAACTCTGTATTCTGATTCCCACAATAAGCATGTGTATACTTTTAAACTGTTCCCAGAAACCCTTTTAAACTCTAATTCCGAGGGGAATATATACAAGATATATTGGTGGAGAGAAAATGGTAAAATTGACACTAACCTCCTTCACAGTCTCAGCAAGTTCAATCATGGTAAATTCCCCTGGAGAAATACAGAGAATAGCATGTAAGTATCTTGTGTAATGAGTACGAAGACATTTAGACTGAATCACAAATCCAGGCATCACAATGTCTAGATAAGGACACCATATTTAGCAGGGTAACCTGGATTTCCAATATTGATTGGTCCAGTGTTCTCTCCTTCCATGAGTCGAATGAGTCCATCAACCTGATAcatttttaaacaaataaatactttaaaattagAACCCACTACATGAACATCACCTGGAATATTCAGTGATGAAACTATACAATATTTTGCTTACCATGTCAGAGACATAACAGAAACTGCGAGTTTGAGTTCCAGGTTTTTGGACTGTCAATGCTTCACCACTACAAAATACAAAATGCAACTGTAAAAACAAGTAGAGCCTAGATTCACCAGCAGGAGACCTAAAgaacatattagaaaacaaggaCTCAAAAGGCTTTACAGCCAGAAGATTATCCCAAAGGATTATCTTTCTGATAACCGAACAAAATACTTACAGCATGACATTGCACAAGGACTTACCGAAGTGCTTGAGCAATGAAATTGCTGACAACACGCCCATCATCAATATTCATGCGGGGTCcatatgtgttaaaaattCTGGCAATGCGGATTTCTAGCACATAGAAAGAAACACAAGTCAGTAAAGTTGCACCAAGAAAAACTTTGTTCGGATTGGGAGGAAAAATATCATACCAATTCCATGCTGCCTATGataatcaaacatcaaagtcTCAGCCACACGCTTTCCCTCATCGTAGCAGCTCCGAACCCCTATAGTGCAAAAGAGGAAGAACTTGATGCTAAGGGCAAGTTATCGTTAAACTGTTAAATCATTGACAATGTGCCCAATGTGGAGAGGAAAGTACGCACTTCATGCATCAAATGGAATTAAAATGAACACCGACTCAGCATACATGATACTAGAAGAATAAGTTCTAAGTTATCCcaagtaaaatgaaataaagtcAAAGCATTTAGCTTCTCTATTGTTAGAAACAATTGTAACTTATTGTAAGAGCTAAAATGCAAGGATGCCAGTTTCTGAGTAAAGGGTGAACTTACCAATTGGGTTAACATTACCCCAGTAGCTCTCTGGTTGAGGATGGATAAGAGGATCGCCGTATACCTCTGAAGTTGAGGTAAGCAAAATTCTGTTAAATGATACCATAAATGAGTAAATCACGGGTATTGATAGTGGTAGAAATGATAATTACATGAATAGATCCGCTAACCTTGCCCCAACTCGCTTGGCAAGACCCAGCATGTTCAGTGTGCCAATTACATTTGTTTTAATTGTCTGTCAAAATATCATGTGTTCTCAAGTTAGAAAAGGCTTGAGGTTTGCTATACGATTCTAAATACAAACATGCATGTAATATCTAAGTAGGTGaaagaagtaaataaaaatatgcatCATGAAGATCCAAGATAGCCCTTGCAACATCATACATGGATTATCAATTGAATGCAGCCCAAAACAAGAGATTAAATTTTGGCTTTATATCATAACTGAAAGTAGTTTTAAATATAACCCTAGATCAAGGTACATACTGCCAAAAATGTGATTAAGCTATCGTTTAAggaaaaaatttaccctttttttttttcacagaaCCTGAATTAAGGTGCCAAACAGATGACCTCATACAAGAAGATAGAAGATTCTGTTATTGTATTAGAGGGAAAGAGACTTCCTAGACGTGGAATTGGTAGAGagtaaaggaaaagaaagcaaTTGAATTCATGCTTTCAAGTTGGATGCATGGAATAAAAACTTTCACATGTGTACGCACCTTTACaggattatatttatagaaaatggGAGAAGCAGGGCATGCTAGATGATAAATCTGGTCAACCTCGATCAGCAATGGCTCCGTCACatctaagaagaaaaataaattataatttatcaaaaaaccAACAATGGAGTTGCAAAGGAAATTATACAGCATCAGGAATTGTTGAAGACAGCGGTGAATCATGCTCATTTGAAACGCCATGCacagaattaaaaaataaagaaattaaataccCATTAATTTTACAAATGTGAAGATACCTCTCTTAACCACATCATCGCTAGAATATTTCATCACTCTTTACTTTCAGAATGTAGTTAAGACCATTGACTAGGGATACTTGGGAGCTCTTGAGCTTGCAACCGAAAGAATTAAATGTTTGCAGCATAGACATGCATTATAAGTAAACAGCAAGCTTTCTACATATAGCAGCTCGCCATGATGATTTCAGATTAaggaaaagttaaaattagGTCTGAGGAATTATAGCTAGATTAAATCGATATCTTACGTAGATCATTATATGATCATATCCTAAGAATAACCTAATTCATAGTGAAATCAATAATTAGTTGCAATTGATACAGAAGCCCACAGTGCATCTTAATAAAaccaagaaaggaaaaaataataccatGACGAATGAGCTCAAATCTTGGATGGCCAATCCATTTCTTAAGGTTGTCCTTTGATCCAGTAAAGTAGTTATCAGCAACTATAACCTGTTAGTATGCATATTAATCACGTTAGAGAATAATCACCTGTTCATTCATCTTATGGAATCAGCTACTACATCTTTCATTTATACAAACTTGTATGTATAATGCTTGCCTTTGATTTATCCAACACTTATAAGCAAGTAAAGCACCATCGACCATGGAACTCAACTGTATATacttaagaataaaataactgATCCTAGAatagataagaaaaaaatgctTAGTTTCTTAcctcatttttctcattttccatTAGTTTGTCAACCAGATGTGATCCAATGAATCCAGCTCCCCCAGTAACCAGAATTCTCATATTGGACTGTCACCAAATAATGGAAATCATCATTGAAGGGCATATGGATCAAGACATGAAATAAGAGACTAGAAATATAACAGAGATATAGCTATTTTTTATTCCTAGAGAAATAGAATAGAGGCATAAAACTAATGCCTGACCAAGTGGGAAAAATACCTAAAACTAGAAACAGAACACGGTTATAAAGGAAGGATCTCCATGATCCCAATGGATCTGAAGTAGTAAATTTAATCCATATAAAGAAGATCTATTGTTTTACATTATAACAATCCTTACCAGTCACAAAGCACCTCTTTGGTGATAGAAAATGAGATTTTTTTGAAATCCATAATGaataataagtattttttttcaacTAGTTTCAATTGTATAATTGGCATCATTTTCCAACAACGATTTGCATCAACTTCCAAAAATCTATGacgaaaaaaggaaaatagcTACATCACTATTCTTTTCCTCACTggattttattagtttttggGACTGTAGAGCACTGATACTAGTCCACAATCacctaaattaaaatttccaaaCTTTGTACCACATGTTTCAAATCACATCATAGGTCACTTCACTACTTTAACTTCTACTTACTGGCACTCCTCTATAAACAGTCATTTTGTTgaacaagaaaaacaaaagcatTCATGGGTAGGAAATATATCAGACtactgaagaagaaaattatatgataCAAAATCAGCACTTTAGTGGCTAAAACCCCAAAATCACTCGAAAAGATTTAATCTTTACCTGAAAAAACTTGGAGTTTCGCAAAGGAGATGGACTTGGAGGTGGCTTTGTTGTTGTTTGGTGATCTCCATTTGAAGAATTTTTTGCCATTTGTTAGATCCTGCACCAATCAATCAATAGCCCATGTACGTAGACAGACGTTAAAATACAAACACATATCTTGTTCATAGATTTAAAGACAACAATCCAATAAGAAGATCAACAACAGACAGAGAAAGGAACTCATTGTAAGACCTGATGATTACGATGAACTAGAGaggaaaataacccaaaaCGGTAAATTTGCTCTCTTTTGATTTACAAGATTGGGAGATCAGACTCTTCTATATATAGTCGAAAAATAGTCCAAAAATCGAAACTTCTCTCACCAAATACTGaattaggaaaaagaaaattgaaaaaagaaaaaaaaaaaaagaaaatagggaCTTCAAAATCACGTTAACccagaaaatttataaaaagccTTCAAATTTACGAAAAGTAAGAGCAGTCAGTGATGATAGCTCCTTgataacaaatataccaaagaCCCAGATCAGAGATCACACCAAACCAACATTACAGCTCATAATTAGCAACTAAATTACCAATAAtcttaatagtaataataagcACAGACCTGAAATTACGTAATTGATGCTTTCTATTATctctaatataaaaaagaaaaaaagccaAGTCTGCAAATCAAAGGGGTTTAATTGCTATTAACCTGAATGGTGGGCTTAGTTATTTGAGATTTTGATGTGGATTTAGGGCTATTTGCTTTGGCTCATCGGTGTAGCCGTTGGTCACTGATAGTTTATAATTGGTAGttggtattaattaattaaattatttaataaaattttattaaatgaaatatttttttattatatataattctaaaataataattatatattataaagtataaaaaaattaatttaacgtATGTTAATAATcaaatcaattattaatttataaaaaaaattttgaaataaattcaataaaattatagattaaatttgttaaaattaattattagctgctgatttttaagttttactaaatagatttaatatagctattaattaagaaatagtGTCTACAGAGTTTCTAAACtaaataatcttttaaattttaaatagtgataataatttattattattacaattatttaaaggattattattttgataagtATAAAAAcgaatataaaactaaatttacaaatatgtattaaaaattatttataaaaaaatgttaaatgttttatattttttatctaatatttttatagaattaccaattaaatatttttataaaaatattagatgcCGATAAGGAATGAGATAAAAAGGGAGACAATGTAGCCTTactcttaaaaatatacaaaatcaGTTCAGATAATAACTTAATGATCagtagacctgttcatgggtCGGGTATGAGCGGACTCGGGCCGGGACCTGACTTGATTTTGGACAAACCCGAGCCCTCCCAAATCCGAGAATGTTTTAATATCTCTGAGCCCAAGTCCGAGCctgaaattttttgaaaagttcGGCCCGGTCAGACCAATTATTAAACCCTTAATGATCTGTTTTTcccttttatttcttaattaatttctttctcgTTTGCATGATTTTGTCTTTATTATCAgttttttatacatttattgTGTTACCTAATAGTAGTCTAACTAGTCGAATGGTTACCCaatttttgcattttattttaaattcattactaattttaaattaatattaatttaatttcattaatagatattttatttttttaataatttttaagtaatGTGGCGGTCAAAGTTGCATGTAGCCATCAATTATGTTATTTgagtaataaatattagataatatttttgtcaGATTTAATATCGATAATAAGAAATGCAAAACCCAATAAATGAGACAAAACTGAAAAAGAAGAACCCAAACCAGAACGTATTGAACCCTTTATGAAGCGAACCCCATTCTCTAAGAccaaaagagaaacaaaagcCTCAACATTGAAACTATAGATAAAATAGGAGACCAACTAAACAAACTTTAATGGATTAAACACatatttacataatattaATAGGGCTAAAGCAATACATCCTAACCACCAAGGGGCTTGCTTCTGATGGTCCAAGCCATTGGAGGCAGCCTCGCACACAAACTGAGaagaaataaagcaaaatactaaagagagaaaaaaaaatgcaaatctttattgttttcttgtgttttaatgaaattatcaGACTGGACAGGGATGATATGTAAAGTAAACTCTAATTAACTAATCATCTCATTATTCTAAATTCTAAATCTtatgtaatatatttaatattacagGGATCATGAGATATCAtgctataaaattataatatatacaagTTAGATATTTACATAGTATTCTAATTAgctatgtttatttatttcgtacaatatataaattaatttattattttacttatttcaAGGTTAAGGACGagtatgaaatttaaaaatattctatatcgtttaatttaatataacttAGAAATGGAATTTCATAATTGttgaaactaataataatattgaattattataaaaattaaagattttaatttattattattattttatgaaataaatagacaaacataacataaatataaaagataataaattattttcttgtttgaccGTATATAGTTGCTTACCTTGATTTTACTTAtgctaaaaaatatcatttttaggAAATAGGTGATGGTGATTTTCCAGAAatctcatttcttttttagagtgatataaacatattaaattcaaacaataaaaatcactcatttttatctttttattttataaaccaaaccaacattaaataaatataattaggtGTCTGATTAGATTAGTCAACTcatacatatttaaatttttgattaaatactatttatatcTTACGTTTGGCAcaatatataaatcaattttttttattatattaaaatttaattgagtaTTTATAAAGCTAATTGCTACTCTTCTGTGTAAAATCAATATAGTCAAAATGCtaatattattcatcaaatttctttttgaaatatatattttttttattattgaaatttcttgatttctctttttgtggAATTCTTTATTCTCCTTATCGAGATTTTGATTATACCCTTTATGGACCTAAATATTCCTCAATAGATGCTCTTTTATGGATGCACTCGCAGAATTTAATGAGGTTATAATGATGATAGtaagaatttttattgatgttattGCAATCAGACTCATTTAAagataacaaattaatttataatttaaaataattatttagtaaagTAAACAGATTGCCAAACTGCAAGTTGAAAGAGCTCTGTCAATGTAATTGAATGATATGAACACAAGATCTTACCATTCTAATgaggtattttttttttgtacttCTTAATTGTAGTAATCTTTAtgatttctataaaaaaaatacaatcaAAATACTAATCTAAACtggtaatttaaaattataatttaattttataaacttattattacatatttaattcgattaagattattattcttttgtcataataca is a genomic window containing:
- the LOC8281893 gene encoding UDP-glucuronic acid decarboxylase 6, giving the protein MAKNSSNGDHQTTTKPPPSPSPLRNSKFFQSNMRILVTGGAGFIGSHLVDKLMENEKNEVIVADNYFTGSKDNLKKWIGHPRFELIRHDVTEPLLIEVDQIYHLACPASPIFYKYNPVKTIKTNVIGTLNMLGLAKRVGARILLTSTSEVYGDPLIHPQPESYWGNVNPIGVRSCYDEGKRVAETLMFDYHRQHGIEIRIARIFNTYGPRMNIDDGRVVSNFIAQALRGEALTVQKPGTQTRSFCYVSDMVDGLIRLMEGENTGPINIGNPGEFTMIELAETVKELINPEVEINMVENTPDDPRQRKPDITKAKELLGWEPKVKLRNGLPLMEEDFRTRLGVPKTK